The following is a genomic window from Miscanthus floridulus cultivar M001 chromosome 14, ASM1932011v1, whole genome shotgun sequence.
TGGGGGGTCATGGTGGACGTCGAGGTGGATGTGCAAACGCTAGCGGCTGGAAGAATGCACGGCTGCTGCCTTGTTCTTGGATCGGTTCCTCCACGCGCGTGGAAGGGAAGTATGGATGGCAgcagtttatatatatatatatatatatatatatatatatatatatatatataagttaaatttcaaaatctaaaaacTTAACATATATTTGTAGCCCCAAATAAAAAggtgtcaactacaaagttacacAATTTGCCTTCATCTGAAttcatttagaaaaaaaaaactattaatCGTTTGCACTAGTACTATATTATAATAATATTTCAACAAGTGGAAACTATAATCCGGCTCCAATCTACTAATAGGATATTATACAGTTCTAATATTCCAAGCAAACCAAATTATTATAATCCATAATCTAAATCAGTACTATAATCCTAATATCATTGTTAATATAAGACTAATAATGCTATATATATAGTGATCCAAAAGGACCTAAATCTTGACCAAAGAtggtaaataaataaataggaaATCTAGTAAAGGAGAAAGAACCTCTTCGCCTGCTCACCACATGGACCAGTTTGGGCTGTGCGAAAGTAAGCGGGCCTCTAGATGAGTGGCTGTTGCATTGGGTGCCTTGCATATTTCATGGAGATGGTAAAGTATTGGAATTTTGCGCCCACAGATTTTTCGGCTAGAGCCGAATTTCTGCATTTTTCATGCTGTATGTATAGTATATAATATTCTTCCTGTTTGGAACTGACGAGGAAGCCATAGAATTGCACCCTAATTCGGGCATGTTTGATACTCATGGTAGTTaggctaaaaattagcccaaaTTAGCTATTGTTAACTAACTAGTTGGCTAACAACTacttctattctaaattataagtcatttagcatcttaagtttgatcaaatttaaatATAGTAAAATAAttacatttatgataccaaataaatatcattagattctttattaattatattttagaGTATACATATTTGATGTTATAGATTtttgtaattctctctataattttggtcaaacttaagatgttttgactctcaAAAAAGTTacaatgacttacaatttggaacggagagagcaGTTAAAGACTTGGCTCAAAAAATGGTCTGCCTATTAGTTCTCTTATTTCGATATACTAGAGCTAATTTTAACTAATTTTTAGCTACTACAGTACAATACTAGATGCAGGGCACTAAACACGCCCTGAAGTACCACAGCACAGTACTACTAGTTAGTAATAGTAAATCGGAGCTAGGTGTAATAGTTAATGATGCAATATAATGGCTTTGACGGTATATAGTGTGCTTGCTAAGGCTAGTCTTTGTGAGAGTTTCATGTTCTAATTTTCAACGCATCTATATTTTGAAAATAATATAGAAAAGTTTTATTCCCATTAAACTCTCTTTACTCCTGAAAATTTTTTatcatctctttcttcattaattcgGTACCACGTAAGTATATTTAATACCCAAGGAAAAACAGTTGTGTAGGTGAAAGGGTCCATGGGGAGATCGACTGCTGCCAAGCAGATGTAGGTACAGCTCGCTTTCAGGTACTACTGGTTTTTAGTTTTTACACAACTCATTTTCAGGTGGTTGTGTGCACGAGCGAATGGAATCACTTCACTAGCGGATTTACTTATTTATTACTGGAACGTGACAGAAACGGATTTATTTATTTACAAGCTAGGAATACCTGTTAATTGAGTGCTTTAGCGAACCTTTCTTTTGTTAATTTGATTTCTCTCTCAGCCATCTACATACAGTAATCAACCAATCAGCTGTACACGGCTCACAATCTGAAAAAAAATCATTACAAACAGTGTGCACACTCCAATCCTATGCCAAATCAAACTCGCAGCAAATGAAATCACGCAGGACAAAAGCAACCAAAATTTGTCAACCCAGACATCAATTCCTACGGATTTGATTTGAACAGGAGGACGTATGTACACAGCTCAACTACAGCTAAAGCGCAGGCGCAACCTCAACTACTACCCCTGCCTCTGcctgcacgcacgcacgcgctACAACGGCCCAGATCTCGCCACGCGTCCGTCGTCGTCCATCTGGGCCGCCCactccgccgcccgccgccccgaCGCGAACCGCCGCACGCCTCCCAGCCCCGGCGCCAGCGCCGGCTCGGCCTCCGCAACCGTCACCTGACTCACCTCCTTATCCTCCGCCTCCCTACGCCTCGGCGCGTCCGCCAGGGGcgggaacggcggcggcggcggggactgGTCGACGCACTCGACGGCGCTGTGCCTGGACCGGCTGCGCCGCATGAGGAAGCCGAGCCCGCCGCAGCACCCGGGGGCCCTGGACCCCGCGCGCGGCGGGCGGCCGAGGCGCGCGCGCTCGCGGTCCGAGAGCACCTTCCCGATGCAGGACACCTTGGGGGACCCGGGCTCCGGGACGGCCGCCTTGGgcgcgcgcccgccgccgccggtctTGGCCTTCTTGGGGAACATGGCCGGCGGGTGCTGGTGCCGCCGCAAGGTCCCGCCCAGCTTCCCGGACAGCCCGATGATAGGCGCCGCCGTCGGCTTCAGGTTGCCCGAGAACCTCTGCGAGGACCCCGACCCGGCGCCGTTGTGGGCGCCGGCGTGGCTCTTGACGACGGATTTGGGGTTGGTGTTCTCCTTGAGGGAGTCGTCGCGGTCGTACACGCCGTTGATCTCCGACCACGCGATGTCGTCGCCCAGGCGTAGCTGCGTCGACTCCGGCGGGACGCCGCCGAGGTGGTCCCGCGAGGCGGACATGGCGCGCGGGGAGAGGAcgcagcagagagagagaggcgcGCACGCGATGGAGGAGCTTGGAGTTTTGCAGGCTTGCAGCTTGGCACCGGTTTTCGTTTTCCGGCGTGTGGCGTGGTTTTTAAGGTGTTTTTGCGTTGTTGACTCGTTGGGATTGCCATCTGCACAACCTTTttacttaaaaaaaaaaattcttttcaCCCACTCGGGTTTATATTACCTCCCTCCGTCTGAAAAAAAAATACTTACGTGCCATGAAAAATAATTCACTTATTTGAATGAATAAATATTCACAGTTAtgtctttaaattaatttattacgaaaatacatttcataattaatctgaaGATATTTATTTGGTATAATAATTTATTtgaatattttttatctataattgatcaaacttaagGTATTAAACATGACACTGTTAGAAAAGTATTTTTTGAGAACAGAGATAGTATTTATTATTCATTCAGTTGGAATACGTTGTCCGTAGGACCTGGCGTGTAGCGCGTGCACTTGGACTACCgacatttcttttctttttttgtatgCAAAATTGTAAAAAGTGAATGTGTTTGCAAATTTTGAAAAGGAAAATGTGAATAGCCAAGACCATGTGGAGTCTGTTAATTCTTTTCACAAAGTGCTTTTGGTTTCGTAATGACAAAGGTTGAGTCCAGTGTACATGATTCTCGGTGGACGATTTAGAGTTGACATTTTTTGTGATGTGATCTTCAAATCGCCCTCTGGTGAGTAATTATCGACTCATTTGACTTCGCATGGTTTTTCGATCAGTGCATATACTTGACAACCACTCCTAACTTTTTTAGGATCCTTCGTGTATATGATATTGAATAGGTCTTTTTTACACAATTTTCATGCATCTAGGTtataaatttttcaaaaaaaaataattcaaaagAAGTAACATCATTGGCGGCCTGGGAGATGAAGATCGGAGAGCTAGGGTTCCAAGtggaggggaggggggggggggggggtcgaccTAACACGGAGATGGCGGTGACGGGGCATTTCAAATCGTGAGTTGACCCATGAGTTTGGGGATGACCTAGATGACACTATTATACAAGTTCAGGAGTCCAAATATATAAAAATCTGAGAGTTGTGGAGCCATGTGACACCACAACACAAGTTCAGGGACCCAAATAGCAAGATCCAGAGGACACAATTGTGCAAATTTAGGGATCGCTCGTGAATTTTACATTCAGCCAAAAAGTTACGGTGTTTAGTGTTTTTAAGATTTTGCTAAATCTTACACTAAGcgacatgttttttttttaaaaaaaactagacTAGAGGTAGTGGTATTAACTAAGCCAATAGCTTACCATTTGAGGTTAATTTTAGTTTTCAGCTGGTTTTGTTCCACTGGCTTAGCTTTCAATGTTGAGCAAAGGATTGGCATAACAAATCTCTGTGAACCGCCAAGAATAACACGTAGTCCAACCTCCAAAAGTTTGCGAGCATACACGTAGGTAAAATTTTCTCCGCTATGGAATATGGGTGAAGACCGAGTGATGATTGACATGAGAGTAGAGACTAGTAGACTACTAGAGACCCTGGGAGGAGAAGACAAAACATGAGTGGAGGATCGAGATCTCTGAAGACGACGAGAGGGACCGTGCAACGTGTTCGGGCGCGCAGTGCCGTGCGAGTTGGTACTTAGCGTGAACGAAAGGTTGGTttagaaaaaagaagaaagaaggagcTAGACGAAGACAAGCAAATGGTGAAGCTGCTGCTGTCTGGGTGACTGGGTCTGGCCTAGCGATCCTCAATTCCCGCGGATTCAGACATTCTTTTGACCTTGGAGGCTCGGCTGTCGGCTTGGACTTGCTGGACTCCACTGCGGTAAGCAAAGGCAAGGCCTTGCCGTCAGTGAGTCCTTGTGCCTGTGCATGCACGACGAGGAGTCGCCGGGTACAGGTACAGTGCCATAGGAGTACAGTATAGAAAGCATGTGGCTTCAATTATTTGTGTCTGAATTCGCTCTGATTTTACGTCTACAAATGTACTCCCTATCCATCGAATCGCTAGTGTGTGTTTTCTCTTCACATGTCTTGTCTTCTCCTCCTAGGGTCTCTAGTAGTCTACTAGTCTCTACTCTCTTGTCAATCATCACTCAGTCTTCACCCATATTCCATAGCGGAGAAAATTTTACCTACGTGTATGCTCGCAAACTTTTGGAGGTTGGACTACGTGTTATTCTTGGCGGTTCACAGAGA
Proteins encoded in this region:
- the LOC136505718 gene encoding uncharacterized protein, with the translated sequence MSASRDHLGGVPPESTQLRLGDDIAWSEINGVYDRDDSLKENTNPKSVVKSHAGAHNGAGSGSSQRFSGNLKPTAAPIIGLSGKLGGTLRRHQHPPAMFPKKAKTGGGGRAPKAAVPEPGSPKVSCIGKVLSDRERARLGRPPRAGSRAPGCCGGLGFLMRRSRSRHSAVECVDQSPPPPPFPPLADAPRRREAEDKEVSQVTVAEAEPALAPGLGGVRRFASGRRAAEWAAQMDDDGRVARSGPL